From Bacillota bacterium, the proteins below share one genomic window:
- a CDS encoding NAD(P)-binding domain-containing protein, giving the protein MAQIALFGAGGKMGCRITDNLRKTEHTVYYVETGERGLANLRQRGIQPTPADDALAHAEVVVLAIPDMLLESVSAELVPRMRAGTLMIVLDPAAAYAGVLTTRPDVPLFVTHPCHPPLWNDDPDPEARRDFFGGIKAKQPIVCALSHGTEQDYQLGEQIARAMFAPVSRAHRITVEQMAILEPAMAETVTACCCTIIREALDEAIRRGVPEEAARDFMMGHVNIPLAIVFGMVDAQFSDGAKRIIEYGRQRLIHSDWKRLFDPDSVMEQVLYIVRGQER; this is encoded by the coding sequence ATGGCACAGATTGCGCTGTTTGGTGCGGGCGGCAAGATGGGCTGCCGCATCACCGATAACCTTCGCAAGACCGAGCATACCGTGTACTACGTCGAAACCGGCGAACGTGGGTTGGCAAACCTGCGACAGCGAGGTATCCAGCCGACCCCGGCGGACGACGCGCTGGCGCACGCGGAAGTGGTGGTTCTGGCGATCCCCGATATGCTGCTGGAGAGCGTTTCGGCGGAGCTGGTACCGAGGATGCGTGCGGGCACACTGATGATAGTTCTGGACCCTGCAGCCGCATACGCCGGTGTGTTGACCACCCGCCCCGATGTGCCGTTGTTCGTGACGCATCCCTGCCATCCGCCGCTGTGGAACGATGACCCTGACCCCGAAGCGCGGCGCGACTTCTTCGGTGGTATCAAAGCGAAGCAACCCATCGTGTGTGCGCTGTCTCATGGTACGGAGCAGGACTACCAGCTGGGGGAGCAGATTGCCCGTGCGATGTTCGCTCCGGTTTCACGGGCACACCGCATCACCGTTGAGCAAATGGCGATTCTGGAGCCTGCGATGGCGGAAACGGTAACTGCCTGTTGCTGCACGATTATCCGCGAGGCGCTGGACGAAGCCATCCGGCGCGGGGTACCCGAAGAGGCCGCGCGCGATTTCATGATGGGGCATGTGAATATCCCTCTGGCTATCGTGTTCGGCATGGTGGATGCACAGTTCAGTGACGGAGCAAAGCGCATCATCGAATACGGACGCCAGCGACTGATTCACTCCGACTGGAAACGGCTTTTTGACCCCGATAGCGTGATGGAACAGGTATTGTATATCGTGCGAGGGCAGGAGAGATGA
- a CDS encoding P-II family nitrogen regulator, whose product MKKVECIIRPIKIDEVKEALEEIGITGLTVTDVRGYGRQRGRTEKYRGNTYTINFLPKLKLEVVVPDDRAEEVVQVIAEAARTGEIGDGKIFVSEVEEVIRIRTGERGESAL is encoded by the coding sequence ATGAAAAAAGTGGAGTGCATCATCCGACCCATCAAGATCGACGAAGTCAAAGAGGCTTTAGAGGAAATCGGCATCACCGGACTGACGGTGACCGACGTGCGCGGCTATGGACGCCAGCGAGGTCGCACGGAAAAGTATCGGGGCAATACCTATACCATTAACTTTCTGCCCAAGCTGAAGCTGGAGGTGGTCGTGCCGGATGACCGCGCGGAGGAGGTCGTGCAGGTGATTGCCGAAGCCGCACGCACAGGAGAAATCGGCGATGGCAAGATTTTTGTCTCGGAGGTGGAGGAGGTCATCCGCATCCGCACAGGCGAACGAGGCGAATCCGCGCTGTGA
- a CDS encoding CPBP family intramembrane metalloprotease, whose translation MGNFWRAEVSESIGVAEKRWDAGLLALCMGVIAMLYAYNHQPFVFMGWIDPSVSRVYRSHEEYLLVNCLALLLPVMILVSAGGKLSLYHMGAGNRWGWAAAGVCYLVMLPLLWWASAQPDFQQTYPLYRPARSALSALLYHEMTYTFYLWCWELFFRGVLTSIGWRWLGWWGIALQSLAFAVLHIGKPLPEVAGSFVAGVVLGAIAVRTRSFVPGFVCHALVSATMDIFVLMRG comes from the coding sequence ATGGGCAACTTCTGGCGAGCAGAGGTGTCTGAATCCATCGGGGTGGCTGAAAAACGATGGGATGCCGGACTGCTTGCCCTGTGTATGGGCGTCATCGCGATGCTGTATGCTTACAACCACCAGCCTTTTGTTTTTATGGGCTGGATAGACCCCTCAGTGTCCCGAGTCTACCGGTCTCACGAGGAGTATCTGCTGGTCAACTGTCTGGCTCTCCTGTTGCCAGTGATGATTCTCGTGTCGGCAGGGGGGAAGCTGAGCCTGTACCACATGGGTGCGGGCAACCGGTGGGGATGGGCGGCGGCCGGGGTGTGCTACCTGGTGATGTTGCCCTTGCTGTGGTGGGCATCGGCGCAACCCGATTTCCAGCAGACCTATCCGCTGTATCGTCCCGCGCGTTCTGCGCTGTCCGCTCTGCTTTACCACGAGATGACCTACACGTTCTACCTGTGGTGCTGGGAACTGTTCTTTCGCGGTGTACTGACCAGCATCGGCTGGCGGTGGTTGGGGTGGTGGGGGATTGCCCTGCAGTCGCTGGCGTTTGCGGTGTTACACATCGGCAAGCCATTGCCAGAGGTTGCGGGCTCGTTTGTCGCGGGCGTGGTGCTGGGGGCCATTGCGGTGCGGACACGCTCGTTCGTGCCGGGCTTTGTCTGCCATGCACTGGTATCGGCAACGATGGATATCTTCGTGCTGATGCGTGGGTAA
- the cimA gene encoding citramalate synthase — translation MEKQRIEIYDTTLRDGSQGEGVNFTVEDKLKIAQRLDEFGMDYIEGGWPASNPKDTEFFQRARKLKFSHAKLAAFGSTRRAKLKAEEDENLQALVACETPVVTIFGKSWDMHVTHALKVSLQANLEMIYDSVKFLKERVPQVIYDAEHFFDGYKHNPEYAIKTLQAAQEAGADMLVLCDTNGGTLPHEVAQIMDEVKPHVHAPLGIHAHNDSECGVANSLMAVLHGAVHVQGTINGYGERTGNANLCSIIPALVLKMGYECLKPDSLRHLTALSGYIDEVANMPHNHRMPYVGRSAFAHKGGVHVDAVLKHERTYEHIPPAAVGNERRILVSELAGGATVAHHAQRLGLQLDKSTPEVRRVLQKVAQMENEGYSFEAAEASFELMLLQQTGRYRKLFELKGFRVIVEKRGDRGEVVTEATVKVAVDGREMLTVAEGNGPVHALDGALRKALLEFYPELAHIRLTDYKVRVVNVREGTAAKVRVIVESEDGGQTWSTTGVSTNIIEASWHALVDSIEYGLLMLRNE, via the coding sequence ATGGAAAAACAGCGCATTGAAATCTACGACACCACCCTGCGCGATGGCTCGCAGGGCGAAGGGGTCAACTTCACTGTGGAGGACAAACTCAAAATCGCGCAAAGGCTGGACGAGTTCGGCATGGACTATATCGAGGGAGGCTGGCCCGCCTCCAACCCGAAAGACACCGAGTTTTTCCAGCGAGCGCGGAAGTTAAAGTTCTCACATGCGAAGCTGGCAGCGTTCGGCAGCACCCGCCGCGCCAAACTCAAAGCGGAAGAGGACGAGAACCTGCAGGCGCTTGTCGCCTGTGAGACGCCTGTCGTCACCATTTTCGGCAAGAGCTGGGATATGCACGTGACTCACGCGCTGAAGGTGTCTTTGCAGGCGAATCTGGAGATGATTTACGACTCGGTGAAGTTCCTGAAGGAGCGTGTTCCGCAGGTCATCTACGACGCGGAGCACTTTTTCGACGGCTACAAACACAACCCCGAGTACGCCATCAAAACGCTTCAGGCGGCACAAGAGGCAGGAGCCGATATGCTGGTGCTGTGCGACACCAACGGCGGAACCCTGCCGCACGAAGTCGCGCAAATCATGGATGAGGTGAAACCACATGTGCACGCGCCGCTGGGCATCCATGCGCACAACGACAGCGAATGCGGTGTCGCGAACAGCCTGATGGCGGTGCTGCACGGCGCGGTGCACGTGCAGGGCACTATTAACGGCTATGGCGAGCGCACTGGCAACGCCAACCTGTGCTCGATCATCCCTGCGCTGGTGCTGAAGATGGGCTACGAGTGCCTGAAACCCGATTCTCTGCGTCACCTCACGGCGCTATCAGGATACATTGATGAAGTGGCGAACATGCCGCACAACCATCGAATGCCTTACGTGGGACGCAGTGCGTTTGCCCACAAGGGGGGTGTACACGTCGATGCGGTGCTGAAGCACGAGCGCACGTACGAACACATCCCGCCAGCAGCTGTCGGTAACGAACGACGCATTCTGGTCTCGGAGCTGGCGGGAGGGGCAACGGTTGCCCACCACGCACAGCGGCTGGGCTTGCAACTGGACAAAAGCACGCCTGAGGTGCGCAGGGTGCTGCAGAAAGTCGCGCAGATGGAGAACGAGGGCTACTCGTTCGAGGCAGCAGAGGCTTCCTTTGAGCTGATGCTGTTGCAGCAGACGGGCAGGTACCGGAAGCTGTTCGAGTTGAAAGGCTTTCGAGTCATCGTCGAGAAGCGAGGAGATAGAGGCGAAGTCGTTACCGAAGCGACCGTCAAAGTGGCGGTAGATGGACGGGAGATGCTCACCGTTGCCGAGGGTAACGGACCCGTCCACGCGCTGGACGGTGCGCTGCGCAAGGCGTTGCTGGAGTTCTACCCCGAGCTGGCGCACATTCGCCTCACCGACTACAAGGTGCGTGTGGTGAACGTGCGTGAGGGCACCGCCGCCAAAGTGCGCGTCATTGTGGAATCAGAGGATGGTGGGCAGACGTGGAGTACGACTGGCGTTTCTACCAACATCATCGAAGCCTCGTGGCACGCGCTGGTGGACAGCATCGAATATGGTCTGCTGATGCTTCGCAACGAGTAA
- a CDS encoding prohibitin family protein: MLGVIIGVLVAVLFLLLSLKVDTSAERPRTVLRNPGLLILGIGVTVFAAAFANRCFLTVPAAYVATVYDPLRGGVQPTELPEGFHFVLPWWKTELWRVQTQEYTMSAIRSEGAVIGDDSIHCQTNEGLGLNLDVTVLFHIDPKDAHALWQKVGEDYQRVLVRPYARNVIRMVVAKYSVVDVYGAKRQQIEQEITEAMRQAFAEKGIALESVLLRNVEFANPEFAQAITEKQVAEQQIRTEEQNLRRAQIEKQTMVAQAKGEAEAIQRRGETLRQNPEVVQYELVQKIAPNVRALYLPPNYLPVSPRPGGR, translated from the coding sequence ATGTTAGGCGTCATTATCGGGGTTCTGGTAGCGGTGCTGTTTCTGCTGTTAAGTCTCAAAGTGGATACCAGCGCAGAACGTCCCCGCACCGTGTTGCGTAACCCTGGGCTGTTGATACTGGGTATCGGGGTGACCGTTTTTGCCGCCGCGTTTGCCAATCGCTGTTTCCTGACCGTGCCCGCTGCCTACGTGGCGACGGTGTACGACCCGCTGCGCGGAGGCGTTCAGCCGACCGAATTGCCGGAGGGGTTTCACTTCGTGTTGCCCTGGTGGAAGACGGAGTTGTGGCGGGTGCAAACGCAGGAGTACACCATGAGCGCGATACGTTCCGAAGGGGCGGTCATCGGCGACGACTCCATCCACTGCCAGACGAACGAGGGTCTGGGGTTGAATCTGGACGTGACCGTGCTTTTCCACATCGACCCGAAAGATGCACACGCCCTGTGGCAGAAGGTGGGCGAGGATTACCAGCGCGTGCTGGTGCGTCCCTATGCCCGTAACGTCATCCGCATGGTGGTGGCGAAATACTCGGTGGTGGACGTGTATGGGGCGAAGCGCCAGCAGATAGAGCAGGAGATTACCGAAGCGATGCGCCAGGCGTTTGCCGAGAAAGGCATTGCGCTGGAGAGCGTGCTGTTGCGCAACGTCGAGTTCGCCAATCCGGAGTTCGCGCAGGCAATCACTGAAAAACAGGTAGCAGAACAGCAGATTCGTACCGAGGAGCAGAACCTGCGCAGGGCGCAGATCGAGAAGCAAACCATGGTAGCACAGGCGAAAGGCGAGGCGGAAGCCATCCAGAGGCGGGGCGAAACGCTGCGACAAAACCCCGAAGTGGTGCAGTATGAGCTGGTGCAGAAGATTGCCCCGAACGTGCGCGCGCTGTACCTGCCGCCAAACTACCTGCCCGTATCTCCCCGACCAGGAGGACGATAA
- a CDS encoding prohibitin family protein, translating to MRETILFLLLCVITALVVGFRMEKYRPSRLVIGFAVGLLVILLLSKMWVEVPPGHVGVKFDPFGGGIQERELGEGWSLVLPWQTVQLFNVRTQQYTMSSVRDEATGTDDAMTCQTREGLRVKVDVTVLFRISGEGADRLWRTVGPNYVNTIVRPATRNVVRLVVARYGIMEVYSNAPETLTAASQQGIVPYVGKRQQVENEMYAELKPKLEEKGITLERVLLRNVAYESPDFERAIVAKQVAQQAVITQQYKLRIAEIQAQAQVERAKGTAEAIRLRGQALRQNSAVVGLEFVQKLPQDVEVRILPGGTVMIMPAPAGALPSSTGAELPQQEERERTPRRRESGQ from the coding sequence ATGCGAGAGACGATACTCTTCCTGCTATTGTGCGTGATAACCGCGCTGGTAGTCGGCTTCCGCATGGAGAAGTACCGACCTTCGCGGCTGGTTATAGGTTTTGCTGTGGGTTTGCTGGTCATCCTGCTGCTCAGCAAGATGTGGGTGGAAGTGCCGCCCGGACACGTGGGCGTGAAGTTTGACCCGTTTGGAGGCGGTATTCAGGAGCGGGAGCTGGGCGAGGGCTGGAGCCTGGTGCTGCCCTGGCAGACGGTGCAGCTGTTCAATGTACGCACCCAGCAATACACCATGAGCAGCGTGCGCGACGAGGCAACCGGCACCGATGACGCGATGACCTGCCAGACCAGAGAAGGGCTGAGAGTCAAGGTCGACGTGACGGTGTTGTTCCGCATCAGCGGTGAAGGGGCAGACCGCCTGTGGCGCACCGTGGGACCGAACTACGTGAACACCATCGTGCGTCCGGCGACCCGCAACGTGGTAAGGCTGGTGGTGGCGCGCTACGGCATCATGGAGGTTTACAGCAACGCACCAGAAACCCTCACCGCCGCCAGCCAGCAGGGTATCGTGCCCTACGTGGGCAAACGCCAGCAGGTAGAGAACGAGATGTACGCGGAATTGAAGCCCAAGCTGGAAGAGAAAGGCATCACACTGGAGCGCGTGTTACTGCGCAACGTCGCCTACGAGTCGCCGGACTTCGAGCGGGCAATCGTCGCCAAGCAGGTGGCACAGCAGGCGGTCATCACCCAGCAGTACAAATTGCGCATCGCGGAGATTCAGGCGCAGGCACAGGTGGAGCGTGCCAAGGGAACGGCGGAAGCCATCCGCCTGCGTGGGCAGGCGTTGCGCCAGAACAGCGCAGTGGTGGGGCTGGAGTTTGTGCAGAAACTGCCGCAGGATGTGGAAGTGCGCATTCTGCCGGGCGGCACAGTGATGATCATGCCAGCGCCCGCGGGAGCACTGCCTTCTAGTACAGGTGCGGAGCTTCCCCAGCAGGAAGAGCGCGAGCGCACGCCGAGAAGGAGGGAAAGCGGACAGTAG
- a CDS encoding PAS domain S-box protein — protein MSDDEVLPWVQYGELLDHLTTALVVLDNNVVVYANAAAARITGRKSATDLVGLELSAVLAPDVYVPIQKACETLCQRDLPAVHLTGVAGSDGQKRRFLDIHVARLQVGARCTIVLLLYDQTPLTCALYRSREAEKRLADLIGTLPGVVWEYDRRRRAFTFISDYARVLTGCQTELFLKDSSVFFQQVHPDDLERFQEIWQQFKQTQQPSSWRFRLRVGEPSGEWRWLEAKIVPVFDDDGNLVAARGVSYDIHREVETQHLLEQRTQQLEALIQFSSRFVEVQTEEEVILALCDLLNCTLDFEYVAIYLRRQNGLVEKAVVRHRTVGWEEVELNLEEGDSRLRDVLAGRIPYFLSQDTLRDVSEREREAWTRILGDHLRAFSNAVVPIRGRTQVLGALAVDRRDTGEPITESELSMLLTIGRYVGLALDNVRLMHERQVAEERLRHLVQNLPVTVWELNLATRQLDFVSEYVERWLGYTPEEWQANPAMYRYVVHPEDVETFERVINPDVSSPPQPVELRLRDKQGRWHWCRILWSLEHEHGRDPLVRGVTTDITEQKQAEQQQLHLMRLRSLGEIASGVAHNFNNLLMGISGNAELLQASLQHDRELQRRAEVIAQLAHDASAIVKRMQGFYKLQPPTRRERVRLRALLEDVIESTRPVWHDLAARRGANIVVRLIAEGDPVVKANRSELHEVFTNMVINACDAMPAGGAITLRLGEREGKAVVEVADTGIGMSPEVKEHCFDAFFTTKGEHGSGLGLSVSYQIITRHSGQITVESEVGKGTVFTVYLPIAAESETMVGDPHQTVSSSNLRILTVDDDEAVRTAIMHLLQADGHHVTAVSDAASALAQFEPGLYDVVILDLGMPHLDGLSLARQLKEISPSVPIILLTGWGDQLREDKPPEVDMVLAKPVRRATLRAALLQLAKR, from the coding sequence ATGTCGGATGACGAAGTCCTGCCCTGGGTTCAGTACGGTGAGCTGCTGGACCACCTGACAACAGCATTGGTGGTACTGGATAACAACGTGGTTGTCTACGCCAACGCGGCGGCAGCTCGTATCACCGGGCGGAAGTCAGCCACCGACCTGGTGGGGCTTGAACTGTCTGCTGTTTTGGCTCCGGACGTCTATGTGCCCATTCAAAAAGCGTGCGAGACGCTGTGTCAACGAGACCTTCCGGCAGTTCACCTGACGGGCGTCGCAGGTTCGGATGGTCAAAAGAGGAGGTTTCTCGACATACACGTCGCCCGTCTGCAGGTCGGTGCCCGCTGCACGATAGTACTGCTTCTCTACGATCAAACTCCGCTGACCTGTGCGTTATACCGTTCGCGGGAGGCGGAGAAACGGCTTGCCGACCTGATTGGCACCCTTCCGGGTGTGGTGTGGGAATATGACCGCCGCCGGAGGGCGTTCACCTTCATCAGCGATTATGCCCGGGTGTTGACGGGCTGTCAGACGGAGCTTTTTCTGAAGGACAGCTCGGTCTTTTTCCAGCAAGTTCATCCCGATGACCTCGAACGGTTTCAGGAGATATGGCAGCAGTTCAAGCAGACCCAACAACCCAGCAGCTGGCGTTTTCGCTTGCGCGTTGGGGAACCCAGCGGCGAGTGGCGCTGGCTTGAGGCGAAAATTGTACCTGTCTTTGATGATGATGGAAACCTCGTGGCGGCGCGTGGCGTGTCCTACGACATTCACCGTGAAGTGGAAACGCAGCACCTTCTGGAGCAACGCACGCAGCAGCTCGAGGCGCTCATTCAGTTTAGCAGTCGCTTTGTCGAGGTGCAGACGGAAGAAGAGGTCATTCTGGCACTGTGCGACCTGCTCAACTGCACTCTGGATTTCGAATACGTCGCCATCTACCTCCGTCGGCAGAACGGATTGGTGGAAAAGGCTGTCGTCAGGCACCGCACCGTAGGTTGGGAGGAGGTAGAGCTCAATCTGGAGGAAGGTGATTCTCGCCTGCGCGACGTGCTGGCAGGCAGGATACCCTATTTTCTGTCGCAGGACACCCTCCGGGATGTGAGCGAGCGTGAGCGTGAGGCGTGGACGCGGATACTGGGCGACCACCTCAGGGCTTTCAGCAACGCGGTGGTGCCCATCCGGGGGCGCACCCAGGTGCTGGGCGCGCTGGCAGTTGACCGCAGGGATACGGGCGAACCGATTACCGAAAGCGAACTTTCCATGTTGTTGACCATCGGGCGGTATGTTGGACTGGCGCTGGATAATGTACGCCTCATGCACGAGCGACAGGTGGCGGAGGAACGGCTTCGCCATCTGGTGCAGAATCTGCCGGTTACCGTGTGGGAGCTGAACCTGGCAACACGCCAGCTGGACTTCGTCAGCGAGTACGTGGAGCGGTGGCTGGGATATACTCCCGAGGAGTGGCAGGCGAACCCGGCTATGTACCGGTACGTGGTACATCCCGAGGATGTAGAGACCTTCGAGCGGGTCATCAACCCCGATGTTTCCAGCCCTCCTCAGCCGGTGGAGTTGCGTCTGCGCGACAAGCAGGGCAGATGGCACTGGTGCCGCATTCTCTGGTCGTTAGAACACGAACATGGTCGTGACCCGCTGGTGCGGGGTGTGACAACGGACATCACGGAACAGAAACAAGCAGAGCAACAGCAACTGCACCTGATGCGCTTGCGTTCACTGGGCGAGATTGCCAGTGGCGTAGCGCACAATTTCAACAATCTGCTGATGGGCATTTCAGGCAATGCGGAGCTGCTACAGGCCTCGCTGCAACATGACCGGGAGCTGCAGCGGCGGGCAGAAGTCATCGCGCAGCTGGCGCACGATGCCTCGGCGATCGTGAAGCGCATGCAGGGGTTCTACAAGCTGCAGCCACCCACGCGTCGGGAAAGGGTGCGGCTGCGTGCCCTGCTGGAGGACGTGATAGAATCGACCAGGCCTGTGTGGCATGACCTGGCAGCGCGCCGCGGCGCGAATATCGTGGTGCGTCTCATCGCGGAGGGCGACCCGGTGGTCAAAGCCAACCGGAGCGAGCTTCACGAAGTGTTTACCAACATGGTTATCAATGCCTGCGATGCCATGCCCGCCGGAGGTGCCATCACGCTGCGGCTCGGCGAACGCGAAGGGAAGGCGGTGGTGGAAGTCGCGGATACAGGTATCGGCATGTCTCCCGAAGTGAAGGAGCACTGTTTTGATGCCTTCTTCACCACCAAAGGTGAACACGGAAGCGGATTGGGGCTGAGCGTGTCGTATCAAATCATCACCCGGCATTCAGGACAAATTACGGTGGAGAGCGAGGTCGGCAAAGGGACGGTTTTTACGGTGTATCTACCAATCGCTGCGGAGAGCGAAACTATGGTCGGCGACCCTCATCAAACGGTGTCCTCCTCGAACCTGCGCATTCTCACTGTGGACGACGACGAAGCAGTGAGAACCGCAATCATGCACCTGCTGCAAGCGGACGGACACCATGTCACCGCGGTGTCAGATGCAGCTAGTGCGCTGGCTCAATTCGAGCCGGGGCTTTATGATGTGGTCATTCTCGATCTGGGGATGCCCCACTTGGACGGACTGAGTTTGGCACGCCAGTTGAAGGAGATATCTCCATCTGTACCGATTATCCTGCTCACCGGTTGGGGAGACCAGCTGCGCGAGGACAAGCCGCCAGAGGTGGATATGGTGCTGGCAAAACCGGTACGCCGGGCGACACTGCGTGCGGCGTTGTTACAGCTCGCGAAGCGATAA
- the leuB gene encoding 3-isopropylmalate dehydrogenase, which produces MRKKIAVLPGDGIGPEIISQAIRVLDRIAERYNMHLEYYQALVGGAAYDATGHPLPAETLELCRQSDAVLFGAVGGPKWDNLPPALRPEAGALLPLRKELGLFANLRPALLFSPLAGASPLKPEVLGEGLDILVVRELTGGIYFGQPKERRDRGRTAVDTCIYTEAEVERIAHVAFRAAQGRCKKVASVDKANVLETSRLWREVVTRVAGQYPDVELQHVLVDNAAMQLIRNPRQFDVILTENMFGDILSDEAAMLTGSLGMLPSASLGEGTFGLYEPVHGSAPDIAGQGIANPLATILSTAMMLRYSFGMEAAATDIEKAVDAALREGYRTPDIWQEGCRKVGTMEMTDAVLQHL; this is translated from the coding sequence GTGCGCAAGAAGATAGCGGTACTGCCCGGCGACGGCATCGGTCCCGAAATCATCTCGCAGGCCATACGCGTGCTTGACCGCATCGCCGAGCGTTACAACATGCATCTGGAATACTACCAAGCCCTCGTGGGAGGCGCAGCCTACGACGCCACCGGACATCCCCTGCCTGCGGAGACATTGGAGCTGTGCAGGCAATCCGACGCGGTACTGTTCGGTGCAGTGGGCGGACCCAAGTGGGATAACCTGCCCCCTGCCCTGCGCCCGGAAGCAGGCGCGTTGCTCCCGTTGCGCAAAGAGCTCGGGTTGTTTGCGAATCTGCGCCCTGCCCTGCTGTTTTCCCCGCTCGCCGGTGCGTCCCCGCTCAAGCCGGAAGTACTGGGCGAAGGGCTGGATATTCTGGTGGTACGCGAACTGACCGGAGGCATCTACTTTGGTCAACCGAAGGAGCGGCGCGATAGGGGGCGCACCGCCGTAGACACCTGTATCTACACCGAAGCGGAGGTGGAACGCATTGCGCATGTTGCCTTCCGCGCGGCACAGGGGCGATGCAAAAAAGTGGCGTCGGTGGACAAGGCGAACGTGCTGGAGACTTCGCGCCTGTGGCGCGAGGTGGTCACGCGCGTTGCCGGGCAGTATCCCGATGTGGAACTGCAACACGTGCTGGTGGACAACGCCGCCATGCAGCTGATACGCAACCCGCGCCAGTTCGACGTGATACTTACCGAGAACATGTTTGGCGATATCCTGAGCGACGAGGCGGCGATGCTCACTGGCAGTCTAGGAATGTTACCCTCCGCCAGCCTCGGCGAGGGCACATTTGGGCTGTACGAGCCGGTACACGGCTCCGCCCCGGACATTGCCGGACAGGGCATTGCCAACCCGCTGGCGACCATCCTTTCCACAGCGATGATGCTGAGATACAGCTTCGGTATGGAGGCAGCAGCGACCGATATTGAAAAGGCAGTGGACGCTGCCCTGCGCGAAGGCTATCGCACCCCCGACATCTGGCAGGAGGGGTGTCGCAAAGTGGGTACAATGGAGATGACCGATGCGGTGCTACAACACCTGTGA
- a CDS encoding AEC family transporter, whose translation MNAFGIFWQVIFPIFFIILVGALLERALTLDISTLTRINFYAFVPALVFVKMLQADLSLLTMGDIALFVLMHSALMFLIALLLYRHSVFQPYRKVLLLASMLTNAGNYGIPFVLLAFGDRYMSVATVVLLVQNLMTFTFGVLLMESGQPHRVHILRAVARLPVIYALAAALLFNAFSIQLPKPLAIPLDYMADALVPVALLTLGTQLGRGIG comes from the coding sequence GTGAACGCCTTCGGCATCTTCTGGCAGGTCATCTTTCCTATCTTTTTCATTATCCTTGTGGGCGCGCTGTTAGAACGCGCCCTCACACTGGATATCTCGACTCTGACGCGCATCAACTTCTATGCCTTCGTGCCTGCGCTTGTCTTCGTCAAGATGCTACAGGCAGACCTCAGTCTGCTGACGATGGGAGACATCGCGCTGTTTGTTCTGATGCACAGTGCACTGATGTTCCTCATCGCTCTGCTGCTCTACCGGCACAGCGTGTTTCAGCCCTATCGCAAGGTGCTGTTGCTGGCCTCCATGCTAACCAACGCCGGCAACTATGGTATTCCTTTTGTGTTGCTCGCCTTTGGCGACCGCTACATGAGCGTCGCCACGGTGGTGCTGCTTGTGCAAAACCTGATGACTTTTACCTTCGGCGTGCTGCTGATGGAAAGCGGGCAGCCGCACAGAGTGCACATCCTCCGCGCTGTCGCCCGTTTGCCGGTCATCTACGCGCTGGCTGCCGCTCTGCTGTTCAACGCCTTTTCCATCCAGCTGCCGAAGCCTCTGGCGATACCGCTCGACTACATGGCAGACGCTCTGGTTCCCGTCGCCCTGCTCACACTGGGCACGCAGCTGGGCAGGGGCATCGGGTGA
- a CDS encoding sugar phosphate isomerase/epimerase, with the protein MKVGIGSYAVPWHIGIGEWTPEQPLQHEGLLVLAHELGVEVVQYCDNLPLDILHEARLQRLHAQAQEWEITLEIGTRGLEGERLQRCAQLAVRFGSPFVRVVVDTPHYQPSPEQLVDDLRQLKPLFADAGIKIAIENHDRFPVQVLRKVIEEAGTDWAGICFDTANSLGTLQGPNEAMDALCPYVLNLHVKDVRARRQSHMLGFRVEGTPVGEGSVDVREVIRRVCEANPEANAIIELWTPPQESLQATIALERRWLEQSVRYLRSLFESNHQDTKTLGMP; encoded by the coding sequence ATGAAAGTCGGTATCGGCAGCTACGCTGTTCCCTGGCACATCGGCATTGGGGAGTGGACGCCAGAACAGCCCTTACAGCACGAAGGTCTGCTGGTGCTGGCGCACGAGCTGGGCGTAGAGGTCGTGCAGTACTGCGACAACCTGCCTCTGGACATATTGCACGAGGCGAGGCTACAGAGGCTGCACGCACAGGCGCAAGAGTGGGAGATTACTCTGGAAATCGGCACGCGCGGGCTGGAGGGGGAACGACTGCAACGTTGTGCGCAGCTGGCGGTTCGGTTCGGCAGCCCTTTCGTGCGGGTGGTGGTCGATACCCCCCACTACCAGCCGTCGCCAGAGCAGCTGGTGGATGACCTGCGCCAGCTGAAGCCCTTGTTTGCTGACGCGGGGATTAAGATAGCGATAGAAAACCACGACCGCTTTCCCGTGCAGGTGTTGAGGAAAGTTATCGAGGAGGCAGGCACTGATTGGGCAGGCATCTGCTTCGACACGGCTAACTCTTTGGGCACGCTGCAGGGACCAAACGAGGCAATGGACGCGCTGTGCCCTTACGTGCTGAATCTACATGTTAAAGACGTGCGCGCGCGTCGGCAAAGCCACATGCTTGGCTTCCGTGTGGAGGGCACGCCTGTCGGCGAGGGGAGTGTGGACGTGCGTGAGGTTATCCGTCGTGTGTGTGAGGCAAATCCTGAGGCGAACGCCATCATCGAGCTGTGGACTCCCCCTCAAGAAAGTCTGCAGGCAACGATCGCTCTGGAGCGCCGCTGGCTTGAACAGAGCGTGCGTTATCTGCGCAGCTTATTTGAATCAAACCACCAAGACACCAAGACACTAGGTATGCCTTAG